One region of Camelus bactrianus isolate YW-2024 breed Bactrian camel chromosome 22, ASM4877302v1, whole genome shotgun sequence genomic DNA includes:
- the SLC44A2 gene encoding choline transporter-like protein 2 isoform X1: protein MAGERQHYYGKHGTPQKYDPAFKGPIYNRGCTDTICCVFLLLAIVGYVAVGIIAWTHGDPRKVIYPTDSRGEFCGQKGTKNANKPYLFYFNIVKCASPLVLLEFQCPTPQICVEKCPNRYLTYLNAHKSQDFEYYKEFCVPGFKNNKGVAEVLRDGDCPAVLTPSKPLAQRCFPAIHTHKGVLMVGNETTYEDGLGARKNVTELVEGAKKANGVLEARQLAMRIFEDYTVSWYWIVIGLVIAMVISLLFIVLLRFLAGIMVWVMIVMVILVLGYGIFHCYMEYARLRGEAGSDISLVDLGFQTDLRVYLHLRQTWMAFMIILSILEVIIILLLIFLRKRILIAIALIKEASRAVGYVMCSLLYPLVTFFLLCLCIAYWASTAIFLSTSNEAVYKIFSDTACSVAGKTCNPETFPSSNESRLCPGAYCQFAFYGGESNYHRALLGLQIFNVFMFFWLANFVLALGQVTLAGAFASYYWALNKPDDLPAFPLFSAFGRALRYHTGSLAFGALILAIVQIIRVMLEYLDQRLKAAENKFAKFLMTCLKCCFWCLEKFIKFLNRNAYIMIAIYGTNFCTSARNAFFLLMRNIIRVAVLDKVTDFLFLLGKLLIVGSVGILAFFFFTHRIRIVQDTAPPLNYYWVPILTVIIGSYLIAHGFFSVYGMCVDTLFLCFCEDLERNDGSQERPYFMSPELRDILLKGSAEEGKRADVEE from the exons ATGGCGGGCGAGCGGCAGCACTACTACGGGAAGCACG GAACACCGCAGAAGTATGACCCCGCCTTCAAAGGACCCATTTACAACAG GGGCTGCACAGATACCATTTGCTGTGTGTTCCTCCTCCTGGCCATTGTGGGCTATGTGGCTGTAGGCATCATAG CTTGGACCCATGGGGACCCTCGAAAGGTGATCTACCCCACTGATAGCCGAGGCGAGTTCTGCGGGCAGAAGGGCACAAAAAACGC GAACAAACCCTACCTGTTTTATTTCAACATTGTGAAGTGTGCCAGCCCTCTGGTCCTGCTGGAATTCCAGTGTCCCACCCCACAG ATCTGTGTGGAGAAATGCCCCAACCGTTACCTCACCTACCTGAACGCTCACAAATCCCAGGACTTTGAATACTATAAGGAGTTCTGTGTGCCTGGCTTTAAGAACAACAAG GGTGTGGCTGAGGTGCTCCGGGATGGCGACTGCCCCGCTGTCCTCACCCCCAGCAAACCCC TGGCCCAGCGATGCTTCCCCGCCATCCATACCCACAAGGGAGTCCTCATGGTGGGCAACGAGACAACCTATGAGGATGGACTCGGTGCTCGGAAAAACGTCACGGAGCTGGTGGAAGGCGCCAA GAAGGCCAATGGAGTCCTGGAGGCCCGACAGTTGGCCATGCGGATATTTGAAGATTACACTGTCTCCTGGTACTGGATTGTCAT AGGCCTGGTCATCGCCATGGTGATAAGCCTCCTGTTCATCGTCCTGCTCCGCTTCTTGGCTGGCATTATGGTCTGGGTGATGATCGTCATGGTGATTCTGGTGCTGGGCTATG GAATATTTCATTGCTACATGGAGTACGCTCGACTGCGTGGTGAGGCCGGCTCCGACATCTCCCTGGTGGACCTTGGCTTCCAGACAGACCTCCGCGTATACCTGCACTTGCGCCAGACCTGGATGGCCTTCA TGATAATTCTGAGCATCCTCGAGGTTATTATCATCCTGCTGCTCATCTTTCTACGGAAGAGAATTCTCATCGCCATTGCACTCATCAAAGAAGCCAGCAG GGCTGTGGGATACGTCATGTGCTCCTTGCTGTACCCACTGGTCACCTTCTTCCTGCTGTGTCTTTGCATCGCCTACTGGGCTAGCACTGCTAT CTTCCTGTCTACTTCCAACGAAGCCGTCTATAAGATCTTCAGTGACACTGCCTGCTCAGTTGCTGGGAAAACCTGCAACCCTGAG ACCTTCCCCTCCTCCAACGAATCCCGCCTGTGCCCTGGTGCCTACTGTCAGTTCGCCTTCTATGGTGGTGAGTCAAATTACCATCGAGCCCTCCTGGGCCTGCAGATCTTCAATGTCTTCATGTTCTTCTGGCTGGCCAACTTTGTGCTGGCGCTGGGCCAGGTCACGCTGGCTGGGGCCTTCGCCTCTTACTACTGGGCCCTGAACAAGCCGGATGACCTACCTGCCTTCCCGCTCTTCTCTGCCTTCGGCCGGGCGCTCAG GTATCATACAGGCTCCCTGGCCTTTGGCGCCCTCATTCTGGCCATTGTGCAGATCATCCGAGTGATGCTGGAATACTTGGATCAGCGCCTGAAAG CTGCGGAGAACAAGTTTGCCAAGTTCCTCATGACCTGTCTCAAATGCTGTTTCTGGTGCCTGGAGAAATTCATCAAATTCCTCAACAGAAATGCCTACATCATG ATTGCCATCTATGGCACCAACTTCTGCACTTCGGCCAGAAACGCCTTCTTCCTGCTCATGAGAAACATCATCAG AGTGGCCGTCCTGGACAAAGTTACTGACTTCCTCTTCCTGTTGGGCAAACTTCTGATCGTGGGTAGTGTGG GAATCCTGGCTTTCTTCTTCTTCACCCATCGAATCAGGATCGTGCAGGACACAGCACCACCCCTCAATTACTACTGGGTCCCTATATTG ACGGTAATCATCGGCTCCTACCTGATTGCACATGGCTTCTTCAGCGTCTACGGAATGTGTGTGGATACACTGttcctctgtttct gtgaggaccTGGAAAGGAATGACGGCTCTCAGGAGCGACCCTACTTCATGTCGCCCGAGCTGAGAGACATCCTGTTGAAGGGGAGTGCGGAGGAGGGGAAGCGGGCCGACGTGGAGGAGTAG
- the SLC44A2 gene encoding choline transporter-like protein 2 isoform X3, producing the protein MAGERQHYYGKHGTPQKYDPAFKGPIYNRGCTDTICCVFLLLAIVGYVAVGIIAWTHGDPRKVIYPTDSRGEFCGQKGTKNANKPYLFYFNIVKCASPLVLLEFQCPTPQICVEKCPNRYLTYLNAHKSQDFEYYKEFCVPGFKNNKGVAEVLRDGDCPAVLTPSKPLAQRCFPAIHTHKGVLMVGNETTYEDGLGARKNVTELVEGAKKANGVLEARQLAMRIFEDYTVSWYWIVIGLVIAMVISLLFIVLLRFLAGIMVWVMIVMVILVLGYGIFHCYMEYARLRGEAGSDISLVDLGFQTDLRVYLHLRQTWMAFMIILSILEVIIILLLIFLRKRILIAIALIKEASRAVGYVMCSLLYPLVTFFLLCLCIAYWASTAIFLSTSNEAVYKIFSDTACSVAGKTCNPETFPSSNESRLCPGAYCQFAFYGGESNYHRALLGLQIFNVFMFFWLANFVLALGQVTLAGAFASYYWALNKPDDLPAFPLFSAFGRALRYHTGSLAFGALILAIVQIIRVMLEYLDQRLKAAENKFAKFLMTCLKCCFWCLEKFIKFLNRNAYIMIAIYGTNFCTSARNAFFLLMRNIIRVAVLDKVTDFLFLLGKLLIVGSVGILAFFFFTHRIRIVQDTAPPLNYYWVPILTVIIGSYLIAHGFFSVYGMCVDTLFLCFLEDLERNDGTAERPYFMSPTLKRLLKKTNKKPAES; encoded by the exons ATGGCGGGCGAGCGGCAGCACTACTACGGGAAGCACG GAACACCGCAGAAGTATGACCCCGCCTTCAAAGGACCCATTTACAACAG GGGCTGCACAGATACCATTTGCTGTGTGTTCCTCCTCCTGGCCATTGTGGGCTATGTGGCTGTAGGCATCATAG CTTGGACCCATGGGGACCCTCGAAAGGTGATCTACCCCACTGATAGCCGAGGCGAGTTCTGCGGGCAGAAGGGCACAAAAAACGC GAACAAACCCTACCTGTTTTATTTCAACATTGTGAAGTGTGCCAGCCCTCTGGTCCTGCTGGAATTCCAGTGTCCCACCCCACAG ATCTGTGTGGAGAAATGCCCCAACCGTTACCTCACCTACCTGAACGCTCACAAATCCCAGGACTTTGAATACTATAAGGAGTTCTGTGTGCCTGGCTTTAAGAACAACAAG GGTGTGGCTGAGGTGCTCCGGGATGGCGACTGCCCCGCTGTCCTCACCCCCAGCAAACCCC TGGCCCAGCGATGCTTCCCCGCCATCCATACCCACAAGGGAGTCCTCATGGTGGGCAACGAGACAACCTATGAGGATGGACTCGGTGCTCGGAAAAACGTCACGGAGCTGGTGGAAGGCGCCAA GAAGGCCAATGGAGTCCTGGAGGCCCGACAGTTGGCCATGCGGATATTTGAAGATTACACTGTCTCCTGGTACTGGATTGTCAT AGGCCTGGTCATCGCCATGGTGATAAGCCTCCTGTTCATCGTCCTGCTCCGCTTCTTGGCTGGCATTATGGTCTGGGTGATGATCGTCATGGTGATTCTGGTGCTGGGCTATG GAATATTTCATTGCTACATGGAGTACGCTCGACTGCGTGGTGAGGCCGGCTCCGACATCTCCCTGGTGGACCTTGGCTTCCAGACAGACCTCCGCGTATACCTGCACTTGCGCCAGACCTGGATGGCCTTCA TGATAATTCTGAGCATCCTCGAGGTTATTATCATCCTGCTGCTCATCTTTCTACGGAAGAGAATTCTCATCGCCATTGCACTCATCAAAGAAGCCAGCAG GGCTGTGGGATACGTCATGTGCTCCTTGCTGTACCCACTGGTCACCTTCTTCCTGCTGTGTCTTTGCATCGCCTACTGGGCTAGCACTGCTAT CTTCCTGTCTACTTCCAACGAAGCCGTCTATAAGATCTTCAGTGACACTGCCTGCTCAGTTGCTGGGAAAACCTGCAACCCTGAG ACCTTCCCCTCCTCCAACGAATCCCGCCTGTGCCCTGGTGCCTACTGTCAGTTCGCCTTCTATGGTGGTGAGTCAAATTACCATCGAGCCCTCCTGGGCCTGCAGATCTTCAATGTCTTCATGTTCTTCTGGCTGGCCAACTTTGTGCTGGCGCTGGGCCAGGTCACGCTGGCTGGGGCCTTCGCCTCTTACTACTGGGCCCTGAACAAGCCGGATGACCTACCTGCCTTCCCGCTCTTCTCTGCCTTCGGCCGGGCGCTCAG GTATCATACAGGCTCCCTGGCCTTTGGCGCCCTCATTCTGGCCATTGTGCAGATCATCCGAGTGATGCTGGAATACTTGGATCAGCGCCTGAAAG CTGCGGAGAACAAGTTTGCCAAGTTCCTCATGACCTGTCTCAAATGCTGTTTCTGGTGCCTGGAGAAATTCATCAAATTCCTCAACAGAAATGCCTACATCATG ATTGCCATCTATGGCACCAACTTCTGCACTTCGGCCAGAAACGCCTTCTTCCTGCTCATGAGAAACATCATCAG AGTGGCCGTCCTGGACAAAGTTACTGACTTCCTCTTCCTGTTGGGCAAACTTCTGATCGTGGGTAGTGTGG GAATCCTGGCTTTCTTCTTCTTCACCCATCGAATCAGGATCGTGCAGGACACAGCACCACCCCTCAATTACTACTGGGTCCCTATATTG ACGGTAATCATCGGCTCCTACCTGATTGCACATGGCTTCTTCAGCGTCTACGGAATGTGTGTGGATACACTGttcctctgtttct TGGAGGACCTGGAGAGGAACGATGGCACTGCCGAGAGGCCTTACTTCATGTCTCCCACCCTCAAGAGGCTTTTGAAAAAGACCAACAAGAAGCCGGCAGAGTCCTAA
- the SLC44A2 gene encoding choline transporter-like protein 2 isoform X2 has translation MVDERKDEVYGTPQKYDPAFKGPIYNRGCTDTICCVFLLLAIVGYVAVGIIAWTHGDPRKVIYPTDSRGEFCGQKGTKNANKPYLFYFNIVKCASPLVLLEFQCPTPQICVEKCPNRYLTYLNAHKSQDFEYYKEFCVPGFKNNKGVAEVLRDGDCPAVLTPSKPLAQRCFPAIHTHKGVLMVGNETTYEDGLGARKNVTELVEGAKKANGVLEARQLAMRIFEDYTVSWYWIVIGLVIAMVISLLFIVLLRFLAGIMVWVMIVMVILVLGYGIFHCYMEYARLRGEAGSDISLVDLGFQTDLRVYLHLRQTWMAFMIILSILEVIIILLLIFLRKRILIAIALIKEASRAVGYVMCSLLYPLVTFFLLCLCIAYWASTAIFLSTSNEAVYKIFSDTACSVAGKTCNPETFPSSNESRLCPGAYCQFAFYGGESNYHRALLGLQIFNVFMFFWLANFVLALGQVTLAGAFASYYWALNKPDDLPAFPLFSAFGRALRYHTGSLAFGALILAIVQIIRVMLEYLDQRLKAAENKFAKFLMTCLKCCFWCLEKFIKFLNRNAYIMIAIYGTNFCTSARNAFFLLMRNIIRVAVLDKVTDFLFLLGKLLIVGSVGILAFFFFTHRIRIVQDTAPPLNYYWVPILTVIIGSYLIAHGFFSVYGMCVDTLFLCFCEDLERNDGSQERPYFMSPELRDILLKGSAEEGKRADVEE, from the exons GAACACCGCAGAAGTATGACCCCGCCTTCAAAGGACCCATTTACAACAG GGGCTGCACAGATACCATTTGCTGTGTGTTCCTCCTCCTGGCCATTGTGGGCTATGTGGCTGTAGGCATCATAG CTTGGACCCATGGGGACCCTCGAAAGGTGATCTACCCCACTGATAGCCGAGGCGAGTTCTGCGGGCAGAAGGGCACAAAAAACGC GAACAAACCCTACCTGTTTTATTTCAACATTGTGAAGTGTGCCAGCCCTCTGGTCCTGCTGGAATTCCAGTGTCCCACCCCACAG ATCTGTGTGGAGAAATGCCCCAACCGTTACCTCACCTACCTGAACGCTCACAAATCCCAGGACTTTGAATACTATAAGGAGTTCTGTGTGCCTGGCTTTAAGAACAACAAG GGTGTGGCTGAGGTGCTCCGGGATGGCGACTGCCCCGCTGTCCTCACCCCCAGCAAACCCC TGGCCCAGCGATGCTTCCCCGCCATCCATACCCACAAGGGAGTCCTCATGGTGGGCAACGAGACAACCTATGAGGATGGACTCGGTGCTCGGAAAAACGTCACGGAGCTGGTGGAAGGCGCCAA GAAGGCCAATGGAGTCCTGGAGGCCCGACAGTTGGCCATGCGGATATTTGAAGATTACACTGTCTCCTGGTACTGGATTGTCAT AGGCCTGGTCATCGCCATGGTGATAAGCCTCCTGTTCATCGTCCTGCTCCGCTTCTTGGCTGGCATTATGGTCTGGGTGATGATCGTCATGGTGATTCTGGTGCTGGGCTATG GAATATTTCATTGCTACATGGAGTACGCTCGACTGCGTGGTGAGGCCGGCTCCGACATCTCCCTGGTGGACCTTGGCTTCCAGACAGACCTCCGCGTATACCTGCACTTGCGCCAGACCTGGATGGCCTTCA TGATAATTCTGAGCATCCTCGAGGTTATTATCATCCTGCTGCTCATCTTTCTACGGAAGAGAATTCTCATCGCCATTGCACTCATCAAAGAAGCCAGCAG GGCTGTGGGATACGTCATGTGCTCCTTGCTGTACCCACTGGTCACCTTCTTCCTGCTGTGTCTTTGCATCGCCTACTGGGCTAGCACTGCTAT CTTCCTGTCTACTTCCAACGAAGCCGTCTATAAGATCTTCAGTGACACTGCCTGCTCAGTTGCTGGGAAAACCTGCAACCCTGAG ACCTTCCCCTCCTCCAACGAATCCCGCCTGTGCCCTGGTGCCTACTGTCAGTTCGCCTTCTATGGTGGTGAGTCAAATTACCATCGAGCCCTCCTGGGCCTGCAGATCTTCAATGTCTTCATGTTCTTCTGGCTGGCCAACTTTGTGCTGGCGCTGGGCCAGGTCACGCTGGCTGGGGCCTTCGCCTCTTACTACTGGGCCCTGAACAAGCCGGATGACCTACCTGCCTTCCCGCTCTTCTCTGCCTTCGGCCGGGCGCTCAG GTATCATACAGGCTCCCTGGCCTTTGGCGCCCTCATTCTGGCCATTGTGCAGATCATCCGAGTGATGCTGGAATACTTGGATCAGCGCCTGAAAG CTGCGGAGAACAAGTTTGCCAAGTTCCTCATGACCTGTCTCAAATGCTGTTTCTGGTGCCTGGAGAAATTCATCAAATTCCTCAACAGAAATGCCTACATCATG ATTGCCATCTATGGCACCAACTTCTGCACTTCGGCCAGAAACGCCTTCTTCCTGCTCATGAGAAACATCATCAG AGTGGCCGTCCTGGACAAAGTTACTGACTTCCTCTTCCTGTTGGGCAAACTTCTGATCGTGGGTAGTGTGG GAATCCTGGCTTTCTTCTTCTTCACCCATCGAATCAGGATCGTGCAGGACACAGCACCACCCCTCAATTACTACTGGGTCCCTATATTG ACGGTAATCATCGGCTCCTACCTGATTGCACATGGCTTCTTCAGCGTCTACGGAATGTGTGTGGATACACTGttcctctgtttct gtgaggaccTGGAAAGGAATGACGGCTCTCAGGAGCGACCCTACTTCATGTCGCCCGAGCTGAGAGACATCCTGTTGAAGGGGAGTGCGGAGGAGGGGAAGCGGGCCGACGTGGAGGAGTAG